One genomic window of Nakamurella panacisegetis includes the following:
- a CDS encoding DUF4259 domain-containing protein translates to MGATGTGIFENDDALAFLGQLRDADPKAVGDMVSGALRAVAQSEDGLEPAEVSRALVALALLLSAFEPDVLGTAPDSTDLLAWFADLEIELNPARRQVATGAVNRIVLVDDNEWIGQWTGTGQLAEALAPVYRLRDVLADSASDE, encoded by the coding sequence ATGGGAGCAACGGGAACCGGAATCTTCGAGAACGACGATGCGCTTGCCTTCCTCGGCCAGTTGCGGGACGCCGACCCGAAGGCGGTGGGCGACATGGTGTCCGGCGCGCTGCGGGCCGTTGCCCAGTCCGAGGACGGGTTGGAGCCGGCCGAGGTCAGCCGGGCCCTGGTCGCCCTGGCCCTGCTGCTGTCGGCCTTCGAACCCGACGTGCTGGGCACCGCGCCCGACTCGACCGACCTGCTCGCCTGGTTCGCCGACCTCGAGATCGAGTTGAACCCGGCCCGCCGCCAGGTGGCCACTGGGGCCGTCAACCGGATCGTGCTGGTGGACGACAACGAGTGGATCGGGCAGTGGACCGGCACCGGCCAGCTGGCGGAGGCCCTGGCCCCGGTCTACCGGCTCCGTGACGTGCTGGCCGACTCGGCCTCCGACGAATAG
- the groES gene encoding co-chaperone GroES, with protein sequence MASVKIQPLEDKILVQANEAETTTASGIVIPDTAKEKPQEGTVLAVGPGRVDDNGNRVPLDVAEGDVVIYSKYGGTEVKYSGQEYLILSARDVLAKVTK encoded by the coding sequence GTGGCGAGCGTGAAGATCCAGCCGCTCGAGGACAAGATCCTCGTCCAGGCCAACGAGGCCGAGACGACTACCGCGTCCGGCATCGTCATCCCTGATACCGCCAAGGAGAAGCCCCAGGAGGGCACCGTCCTTGCGGTCGGACCGGGCCGTGTCGACGACAACGGCAACCGCGTTCCGCTGGATGTCGCTGAAGGCGACGTCGTCATCTACTCCAAGTACGGCGGCACCGAGGTCAAGTACTCGGGCCAGGAGTACCTGATCCTCTCGGCCCGCGACGTGCTGGCCAAGGTCACCAAGTGA